The Candidatus Zixiibacteriota bacterium genome includes the window GAGTCTCTTTCCTCCCAGCTCAATCGTGTCACGTATACACTGCCGGTTCACTATTGGTCGGATACCCGCACTCTGGATGAGCAGCTATCCAGACTCATGGCCGCCACATCGCTCGAGATCGATCGCCCGACCAAAGAAGCCACCAAGCGCGTGGACATACGCCCGGCCATATACGGATTGAGTATCGAAAACAACAATCTGGTGATGCTGCTTGGCCTGGGGGATGGTGGCTATGCCCGGCCGACCGAAGTGGCCGAATTGTTGAAAGAAAGTCTTATCACCGACCCGATCGCACTGCCGTTCCACCGACTGACGATGTTCCGGATGGAACCGGACGGACGACACATCGAGGGGATGGATATCTGACGGCCATGGAATCGACCGAGAAAGCGCTCGAACCGAAACGGTACGATCAGGTAAGGGCTGCCGCCCTCGAGGCGATCATCCTCATCGAGCAGGGGGAGCAAACGGAGGGGGCGGTACATGCAGTCACGCACGGCCGCCAGTTCCGACCGATAGATTTGCGCTTCTTGTTGCAGTTGGTCAATGGCACCACCAAGATGCGGCGACGGCTCGACCATGAGATCCGGTTCTTCCTGGCGCGCCCTTCGGCCGAGTTGCCGATCAAGATCGCCAATATCCTCCGCATGGGTTTCTATCAACTTTTGTTCACCGACAAAGTGCCGCCTGCCGCGACGGTATCCGAATCAGTGAGTCTGGCAAGACACTTTGTCGATGACCGCATCGCCGGGCTGGTGAATGCTGTGCTGCGCGCGCGTCTTCGCGAACCGCACAAGGTGCATTTCGCGTCAAAAGACGAGCAACCAGTCAAGTATCTGGGGGATTTTTACAGCTATCCCGATTATTTTGTGAAATACTGCCTGACTGAGTTCGGTTATGCCCGTACTGAGGAACTCCTCAAGCAGTACAACAAGGCGCCGCATGTCACCTACCGGGTCAATTTTCTTAAGGCCAAGCCGGATGAGGTGGCCCACCTCCTTCAGGAGAACCAGATAGAGTTTTCGTATGGAAGGCACCTGCCGGAGTTCATTCATATTCAGGGGGCCGGATTGCCGCTCGAACAACAGCTTCTTCACACCGGCAAAGTGTTTATTCAAGATGAATCGGCCGGGCTGCCGGTACGTCTGCTTAACCCCAAACAAGGGGAGTCAATCGTCGATCTCACCGCGGCGCCGGGCGGGAAGGCGACCTATGCGGCAATTCGGATGCGCAACAAGGGGCGCGTAACGGCGGTGGACAAATCGCACCAGCGTTTGGAATTGGTGGTCGAAAACGCGCAGCGACTCGGGATCCGGATCATCGCCCCCGTGGCATCGGATATGGCGGAGTTTGCCGCTGAGCCATTCGATCGCGTTTTGCTCGACCCGCCCTGCTCCGGTTGGGGGACTGCCGGGAAACACGCCGATCTGCGTTGGGCAAAATCATCCGAGGATATCGAGAATCTCGTGAAAATACAGGCCAAGATGATCGACCGGGCTTCACGCCTGGTAAAGTCGGGGGGGGTGCTGGTCTATTCGACCTGTACCATCATGCGTCCGGAGAATGACCAGATCATCGAAGAATTTCTGCTTCGGAACTCGAAGTTCGAAATTGACCCGGCCGAGCAATTTTTCGACAAGAGCCTGGTGAACGAGCGCGGCTTCGTAAAGACCTACCCAGAATGCACCGACATGGATGGCGCCTTTTGCGCCCGGTTGCGGAGGAAGCTCGAGACTTGAGCGGAACCAGATCAATTCCCGGAGGGAGAGGATTACTGCAGTTGTGGCAGGTCCTGCCATCCGCCGACAGGCTGATGGTGTGACCTGACACACGTATGCTATTTCACCACAACCTTAGGTATCAAGGGCGACAACCGCGCCAGCATCTCGTAGTTGATCGTCTGCGCCCACTGCGCCAATTGCTCGGCGGACAGATGTTCGCGCCCATCGCGGCCAATCAGAGTCACTTCTTCCTCCAGCTTCACACCGGGGATATCGGTGATATCGACCATAATGAGATTCATACAGACTCTCCCCCGCACCGGCGCCCGTCTTCCCTTGATAAGCACATGCGCCTGATTGGAGAGCGCGCGGTCGTAGCCATCGCAGTATCCTACCGGAAGCACAGCGAGCCGCGTCCACGCGGTGGTGCGATAGGTGCAGCCGTATCCAATAAAGCTGTCCGGCGTAACCTCTTTGATTTGCGTCACACTGGTTTTCCATCGCAGCACTGGCGACAGGATATTGTTCGAGCGCCCCATCAGGCGATAGCTGAGATAGGTCTCTTTCGAAGGCCAGTGCCCATACAGCGCGAGCCCCGGACGAACCAGCTCGAAGCGCGTTTTGTCGAACAAGATCAGCGCCGCCGATGATGCCGTGTGCCGGAGCTTCGGTTTGATGCCGAGCCGCGTCATCGTTGCCACCATTCGATTGAAATTCTCCAGTTGAAACTGCGCGTACTCGTGACTGGTGGTGTCCTCGATATTGGCGAAATGCGTGCTCGCGCCGAGTGGGCTTTTAAGGTGTGCGTGCTTCTTATAGATTACTGCAAATCGCGGCAGCTCCTTCTCCGTTATCCCCTGCCGGTTAGTGCCGGTTTCGAGCTTCAGGTGTGTGGCGACATGCGTTTTTCGCTTATCCGACAGCCTGCCAAGTGCATGCAATGTTTCCGAAGTGAACACAACAGGCTCAAGTTCATACTCGAATACGGCATCCAGAGAATCGAGCGCAATCGGTCCGAGCACCATCAATTTCCGTGTCCACCCGGCTGTGCGACAAGCGATCGCCTCATCAAGCGAATGGACCGAGAGATACCCGATCTGGGTCATGGGAGCGAGCATACCAACGATCTGCGGCAGCCCATGGCCGTAGGCATTGGCTTTGACAGATGGCGCCAGGATTCGTCCCCTGCCGGCCAGTCGTGCCAGCGTGCGCACATTCTTCCCAAGCGCCGACCTCGACAGTTCTATCCAATGCAACAGCGTTCGCTTCTGTTTCATGGCGGGAATGTATAGGGATAACGGTGCTACGGGACAAGAAAAAGATAGCGGGCACCTTTCAATGTGACAATCGTACGGCGATAGTCGCCCAGCTACCAATGTCGATTTGCTGTTGACAACGACTGTCATATAGACTAACCTGTCCATACAAGGATTAGTCAGAAAACTTCTATCCGGGGGTCATGTCTATGGCGTGTCGTTCCATAGTTCACTCAACGCTCACCGCAATTCTTGTGGTGCTGTGTGTTTCCAGCGCATTCGGTTCGAAATGGGGGAAGGTCACACCCGAGGAGTGGCAGTTGATGCCGCCGCCCACCCATGCTGACATCAACGCCGCGGTCGTGTTCGACCGCTGTACGCTCAACGTCGGTGAGGAAGTTATCACGATCCGGCGTCATGTCCGGCTGAAAGTCTACCGTAAGGCTGGCGCCGACGAGATCGGCGAAAGGCACATTTATTACCGCGATGGCGACAAGCTCACAAATCTGAGGGCTCAGACCATTCTCCCCGACGGGAAAACCGTCAAGGTTGAATCGCGCGACATCTTTACAAAGACCGTAGCCGGCGAACGTTACAAGACGTTTGCGTTTCCGGTCGTTGACAGCGGCTGCATACTCGAATATCAGTACACCAACATCAACCAGCGGTATTACTATCTAAAGCCATGGTACTTCCAGGGAGGCCTTTATACCTTCGAATCGCAATTCACGCTCGAACTGGCACCGGGGTTCGTGTACAGTTCTTCGCTTCATCGGGCCACGGGCGGCGCCGCTGAGGCCGTCGAAGACGAGTGTCTTGATCCGGCCAATCCGGGGCTCAAGATCAAGCAATACACATGGACTCAGCGGAATCTGCCGCCGATTACCGACGAACCATTTATGGCGGCACGTGAGAACTATTACTTTGCCCTGCGATGCCAGCTGGTCGAATACCGGACACCCTATAGCGTCGTAAGGTTTGTGAAGGACTGGGCCGATTTGGGGAAGGAACTGGATGAGTTTGTCGGCGCATATGCGTACGGCGGCGGTGTCGATGACCTCGCTAAGCGGCTGACGGCCAATGATTCCACCCAATCACTCAAGGCCGAACGCTTGTACGATTTCGTCTCGGACTCGATCAGCTCCCAGCCGGACGCGGAGGGCAAGTGGTTCACCAACAAGAACCTCAGCCAGTTGCTCAAGAACGGATTCGGCACGGGCGACGAGAAGAATCTGTTGTTGCTTCAAATGCTTCGCAAGTCGGGCATCACCGCCTGGCCGGTCTTTGTCGCCACACGGGATCGCGCCCAACTTGACCCGAATAACTGCCATCGGTCGCAATTCAACCATATCATGCTGTTTGCCCAGCTTGATTCGTCTGCCATGTTGATGGATGCTTCTTCGAAATACAGTCCCTACAGTGTCCTACCGGCGAACTGCCTCGTAGATGCCGGGTTCCTGGTCGACGGCAAGGATTCGAAGCTGATTCGCATCACGCGTGCCGATCCGCGTACGTACCGCCTCGATGCCACCGATATCGTCATCGACAGCTCCGGTAACGCCCGCTGTTCGACGACCTGCCAGATGACCGGTTATTTCGTGCCGCAGTACGGGGAGCTCCTCGACCAACAGGCACCCGACGAATTCGTCAAAAAATATTTCCTGTCGAAAGCGAGTGACGACGCCGAACTTGACAGCAATTCGTTTTCGACGAATGACGCAGGGAATCTGACTGTTGAGGCAACGTATTCTCTTCCCGGTTACGCCCGCAGGTTGGACAACAACACGCTGATTCGCCCGCCAACCTTCTATTTTGCAGAAAACCCGTTCAAGCGGGAGCGACGCAGTTTCCCGGTTGATTTCAATTTCCCCTTCACCTACCACAATGTCGTCCGGGTCTCTTCCGCGACCGGAGCGACGTCATCGACCCTGCCGAGAGATACGATCATGGAGATACCCGGCATTTCCTTTCAGAGAGCCAGTGTGTTCGAAAACGGTACGGCCGTGGTCGACACCCGGTTGATCGTCACCGAGCCGGTGTTTGAACCAGGCCGCTACC containing:
- the rsmB gene encoding 16S rRNA (cytosine(967)-C(5))-methyltransferase RsmB; this translates as MESTEKALEPKRYDQVRAAALEAIILIEQGEQTEGAVHAVTHGRQFRPIDLRFLLQLVNGTTKMRRRLDHEIRFFLARPSAELPIKIANILRMGFYQLLFTDKVPPAATVSESVSLARHFVDDRIAGLVNAVLRARLREPHKVHFASKDEQPVKYLGDFYSYPDYFVKYCLTEFGYARTEELLKQYNKAPHVTYRVNFLKAKPDEVAHLLQENQIEFSYGRHLPEFIHIQGAGLPLEQQLLHTGKVFIQDESAGLPVRLLNPKQGESIVDLTAAPGGKATYAAIRMRNKGRVTAVDKSHQRLELVVENAQRLGIRIIAPVASDMAEFAAEPFDRVLLDPPCSGWGTAGKHADLRWAKSSEDIENLVKIQAKMIDRASRLVKSGGVLVYSTCTIMRPENDQIIEEFLLRNSKFEIDPAEQFFDKSLVNERGFVKTYPECTDMDGAFCARLRRKLET
- the alr gene encoding alanine racemase, whose product is MKQKRTLLHWIELSRSALGKNVRTLARLAGRGRILAPSVKANAYGHGLPQIVGMLAPMTQIGYLSVHSLDEAIACRTAGWTRKLMVLGPIALDSLDAVFEYELEPVVFTSETLHALGRLSDKRKTHVATHLKLETGTNRQGITEKELPRFAVIYKKHAHLKSPLGASTHFANIEDTTSHEYAQFQLENFNRMVATMTRLGIKPKLRHTASSAALILFDKTRFELVRPGLALYGHWPSKETYLSYRLMGRSNNILSPVLRWKTSVTQIKEVTPDSFIGYGCTYRTTAWTRLAVLPVGYCDGYDRALSNQAHVLIKGRRAPVRGRVCMNLIMVDITDIPGVKLEEEVTLIGRDGREHLSAEQLAQWAQTINYEMLARLSPLIPKVVVK
- a CDS encoding DUF3857 domain-containing protein, whose product is MACRSIVHSTLTAILVVLCVSSAFGSKWGKVTPEEWQLMPPPTHADINAAVVFDRCTLNVGEEVITIRRHVRLKVYRKAGADEIGERHIYYRDGDKLTNLRAQTILPDGKTVKVESRDIFTKTVAGERYKTFAFPVVDSGCILEYQYTNINQRYYYLKPWYFQGGLYTFESQFTLELAPGFVYSSSLHRATGGAAEAVEDECLDPANPGLKIKQYTWTQRNLPPITDEPFMAARENYYFALRCQLVEYRTPYSVVRFVKDWADLGKELDEFVGAYAYGGGVDDLAKRLTANDSTQSLKAERLYDFVSDSISSQPDAEGKWFTNKNLSQLLKNGFGTGDEKNLLLLQMLRKSGITAWPVFVATRDRAQLDPNNCHRSQFNHIMLFAQLDSSAMLMDASSKYSPYSVLPANCLVDAGFLVDGKDSKLIRITRADPRTYRLDATDIVIDSSGNARCSTTCQMTGYFVPQYGELLDQQAPDEFVKKYFLSKASDDAELDSNSFSTNDAGNLTVEATYSLPGYARRLDNNTLIRPPTFYFAENPFKRERRSFPVDFNFPFTYHNVVRVSSATGATSSTLPRDTIMEIPGISFQRASVFENGTAVVDTRLIVTEPVFEPGRYRELRRFFDEVAKAQAEEVILASEM